One part of the Janthinobacterium sp. 17J80-10 genome encodes these proteins:
- the ntrC gene encoding nitrogen regulation protein NR(I), whose amino-acid sequence MKPIWIVDDDESIRWVLEKALARENLATRSFANARDAMDALKTSTPQVLVSDIRMPGETGLELLQTVKATHPGLPVIIITAFSDLDSAVAAFQGGAFEYLAKPFDVDKAVELIRRALEESLREANVEQVSAETPEILGQAPAMQDVFRAIGRLSQSNVTVLITGESGSGKELVARALHKHSPRAAQPFIALNTAAIPKDLLESELFGHERGAFTGAQVTRRGRFEQAEGGTLFLDEIGDMPFDLQTRLLRVLSDGHFYRVGGHQPLKANVRVIAATHQNLESRVKDGLFREDLFHRLNVIRLRLPSLRERHEDIPLLTRHFLAQSAKQLGVEAKRMSESAMQFLATRELPGNVRQLENLCNWITVMAPGQTVEIKDLPQDLIEEKGVEPIGPVASAMALPVQAGAFSAGDAPVGGIPLNGASHVAPAGMPPYLNGGESWISLLESEAAQMLSAGQPEVMEALGRQFESALIKVALKHTHGRKNDAAVRLGIGRNTITRKIQELGISGAKDD is encoded by the coding sequence ATGAAACCAATCTGGATAGTCGACGACGATGAATCGATCCGCTGGGTGCTTGAAAAGGCCCTGGCGCGCGAAAACCTGGCGACGCGCAGCTTTGCCAACGCCCGCGACGCCATGGATGCGCTCAAGACCAGTACCCCGCAGGTGCTGGTTTCGGATATCCGCATGCCCGGCGAGACCGGGCTCGAGCTGCTGCAAACGGTCAAGGCTACCCATCCCGGCTTGCCGGTGATTATCATCACGGCCTTTTCCGACCTGGATTCCGCCGTGGCGGCATTCCAGGGCGGCGCCTTCGAATACCTGGCCAAGCCCTTCGATGTCGACAAGGCGGTCGAGCTGATCCGGCGCGCGCTCGAGGAAAGCCTGCGCGAAGCCAATGTCGAGCAAGTCTCGGCGGAGACGCCGGAAATCCTCGGCCAGGCGCCGGCCATGCAGGATGTGTTCCGCGCCATCGGCCGGCTGTCGCAATCCAATGTCACGGTGCTGATCACGGGCGAGTCCGGCAGCGGCAAGGAACTCGTGGCGCGCGCCCTGCACAAGCACAGCCCGCGCGCCGCGCAGCCCTTCATTGCGCTCAATACCGCGGCGATTCCGAAAGACTTGCTGGAGTCGGAGCTGTTCGGCCATGAGCGCGGCGCCTTTACCGGCGCGCAGGTGACGCGGCGCGGCCGTTTCGAGCAGGCCGAGGGCGGCACGCTGTTCCTCGATGAAATCGGCGACATGCCTTTCGACTTGCAGACGCGCCTCTTGCGGGTGCTCTCGGATGGCCACTTCTACCGCGTCGGCGGCCACCAGCCGCTCAAGGCTAATGTGCGCGTGATTGCCGCCACCCACCAGAACCTGGAGAGCCGCGTCAAGGATGGCCTGTTTCGCGAAGACTTGTTCCATCGCCTGAACGTCATCCGCCTGCGCCTGCCCAGCCTGCGCGAGCGCCACGAAGACATTCCGCTTTTGACCCGGCACTTCCTGGCGCAAAGCGCCAAGCAGCTCGGCGTCGAAGCCAAGCGCATGTCCGAAAGCGCCATGCAATTCCTCGCCACGCGCGAGTTGCCGGGCAACGTGCGCCAGCTGGAAAATCTCTGCAACTGGATCACCGTCATGGCGCCTGGCCAGACGGTCGAGATCAAGGATCTGCCGCAGGATCTCATCGAAGAAAAGGGTGTCGAGCCAATCGGGCCGGTCGCTTCTGCGATGGCCTTGCCTGTCCAGGCTGGTGCGTTTTCGGCGGGCGATGCACCGGTGGGGGGCATTCCCCTTAACGGTGCTTCCCATGTCGCCCCGGCTGGCATGCCGCCTTACCTGAACGGTGGCGAGAGCTGGATATCGCTGCTGGAATCGGAAGCCGCACAGATGCTGTCCGCGGGACAGCCCGAAGTGATGGAAGCCCTCGGGCGCCAATTCGAGTCGGCCCTGATCAAGGTGGCGTTGAAGCATACCCATGGCCGCAAGAACGATGCCGCGGTCCGCCTGGGCATCGGGCGCAATACCATCACCCGCAAGATCCAGGAACTGGGCATTTCCGGCGCCAAGGACGACTAG
- a CDS encoding DUF4124 domain-containing protein: MKFAIISAFLLAGFYSSSVLAQSEVFLCVDERGNKEYKNTGGTKGCKRVELPGITTIEAPRARQVAASGNAAPKVPAPTDFPKADGNAQKARDSDRRQILSDELKNEEQKLANLKKEFNNGEPERQGGERNYAKYQERAASMKQDVERSEKNVEALKREIANLK, encoded by the coding sequence ATGAAATTTGCAATAATCTCAGCGTTCCTGCTGGCCGGATTTTATTCCTCCTCGGTGCTTGCGCAGTCGGAGGTTTTCCTCTGCGTCGACGAGCGCGGCAACAAGGAATACAAGAATACCGGCGGCACCAAGGGGTGCAAGCGGGTCGAGCTTCCCGGCATTACGACCATCGAGGCGCCGCGTGCGCGCCAGGTTGCGGCGTCGGGTAACGCCGCGCCCAAGGTGCCGGCGCCAACCGATTTCCCCAAGGCCGATGGCAATGCACAAAAGGCGCGCGATAGCGACCGCCGCCAGATTCTCTCGGACGAGTTGAAAAACGAAGAGCAAAAGCTGGCGAACCTGAAAAAGGAATTCAACAATGGCGAGCCCGAACGCCAGGGCGGCGAGCGCAACTACGCCAAGTACCAGGAGCGCGCCGCGTCGATGAAGCAAGACGTGGAGCGCAGCGAAAAGAATGTCGAGGCGCTCAAGCGGGAAATCGCCAACCTGAAGTAG
- the senB gene encoding selenoneine biosynthesis selenosugar synthase SenB: MISPALANANNGNWQTARRWAHMLGEQYAVTILHSGDGTTLPLPPLPRAPELVIALHARRSAAALVSLEKHYPGIPVLLVLTGTDLYRDIHTDAAAARSLMRADRLVVLQQAGLQALPPEVRTRASVVYQSAPALKSISAEVKRRMRHFDVCMIGHLREEKDPATFMRAAALLSLPRIRLRHIGGALDAGLAVQAETTAKCLHNYHWLNALPHGETRRRLRRSHLMVITSRMEGGANVIIEALTSGVPVLASDIPGNRGMLGDDYAGYFAPGDSAALAQAIERAATDTEFYARLLQQCQARTPLFAPQREQATLLELVDNMLHSKDTHRTTSP, translated from the coding sequence ATGATCAGCCCTGCCCTGGCAAATGCCAATAACGGCAACTGGCAAACCGCCAGGCGCTGGGCACACATGCTGGGCGAGCAATATGCGGTCACGATTTTGCACAGCGGTGACGGCACGACATTGCCGCTACCGCCTTTGCCGCGCGCCCCCGAACTCGTGATTGCCCTGCATGCGCGCCGCTCCGCAGCGGCCCTGGTCTCGCTGGAAAAACACTACCCGGGCATACCGGTGCTGCTGGTGCTGACCGGCACCGACCTGTATCGCGATATCCATACCGATGCCGCCGCGGCCCGGAGCCTGATGCGCGCCGACCGCCTGGTGGTGCTGCAACAGGCCGGCTTGCAGGCACTTCCGCCGGAAGTGCGCACCAGGGCCAGTGTCGTCTACCAGTCTGCGCCCGCGCTCAAATCCATCAGCGCCGAGGTCAAGCGCCGGATGCGGCACTTCGATGTCTGCATGATCGGCCACTTGCGCGAAGAAAAGGATCCAGCCACGTTCATGCGCGCAGCCGCCCTGCTCTCGCTGCCACGCATCCGCCTGCGGCACATCGGCGGCGCGCTGGATGCGGGCCTGGCGGTGCAAGCCGAAACTACAGCAAAGTGCCTGCACAATTACCACTGGCTGAATGCGCTGCCCCATGGCGAAACGCGCCGCCGCCTGAGACGCAGCCATCTGATGGTAATTACTTCGCGCATGGAAGGCGGCGCCAATGTCATCATCGAGGCGCTCACCTCCGGCGTGCCGGTGCTGGCATCGGATATTCCCGGCAACCGCGGCATGCTTGGTGACGATTATGCCGGCTATTTTGCGCCGGGTGACAGTGCCGCACTGGCGCAAGCCATCGAGCGCGCCGCCACAGACACGGAATTTTATGCCCGGCTTCTTCAGCAATGCCAGGCGCGCACACCTTTGTTCGCGCCGCAGCGCGAGCAGGCGACCCTGCTGGAGTTGGTGGATAATATGCTTCACAGCAAGGACACACACAGGACTACTTCCCCATGA
- the glnL gene encoding nitrogen regulation protein NR(II), translating to MLASAVLILDDDNRIVYANPAAEHLLESSFKALSHHRFTELFQNGEPLGALFRQASENQFADWRQDLTLERVGRDALHVHCIISALHRPGMAILIELRENVQQLKLDREERLLDQSQANKELIRNLAHEIKNPLGGIRGAAQLLELELPERHLKELREYTQVIVKEADRLQTLVDRLLAPHRRPHIVGDVNIHEVFERVRSLILAEFPNGLTIRRDYDLSIPEFRGDNEQLIQAVLNIAHNAAQALAPRIAAGDAELVFLTRIARQVTLAKVRYRLALDLHIIDNGPGIPTEIQDRIFYPLVSGREGGSGLGLTLAQTFVQQHMGVIECASKPGCTDFRILIPLP from the coding sequence ATGCTGGCATCGGCCGTGCTCATCCTGGACGACGACAACCGGATTGTCTACGCCAACCCGGCTGCCGAGCATTTGCTGGAAAGTTCATTCAAGGCCTTGTCGCATCATCGCTTCACGGAACTGTTCCAGAATGGCGAGCCGCTTGGCGCCTTGTTCCGTCAGGCCAGCGAGAACCAGTTCGCCGACTGGCGCCAGGACCTGACTCTGGAGCGCGTCGGCCGCGACGCATTGCATGTGCATTGCATCATCAGCGCACTGCACCGCCCGGGCATGGCGATCCTGATCGAGTTGCGCGAAAACGTCCAGCAGTTGAAGCTCGACCGCGAGGAGCGCCTGCTCGACCAGAGCCAGGCCAACAAGGAACTGATCCGTAACCTCGCCCATGAAATCAAGAATCCGCTGGGCGGCATTCGCGGCGCGGCCCAGTTGCTGGAGCTGGAATTGCCGGAGCGCCACCTGAAGGAGCTGCGCGAATACACGCAAGTCATCGTCAAGGAAGCCGACCGGCTGCAAACGCTGGTCGACCGCCTGCTGGCGCCGCACCGGCGCCCGCATATCGTTGGCGACGTCAATATCCACGAGGTCTTCGAGCGTGTGCGCAGCCTGATCCTGGCGGAATTCCCCAACGGGCTGACGATCAGGCGCGATTACGACTTGTCCATACCGGAGTTCAGGGGCGACAACGAGCAGCTCATCCAGGCCGTGCTGAACATTGCCCACAATGCTGCCCAGGCGCTGGCGCCGCGCATTGCGGCAGGCGATGCCGAGCTGGTTTTCCTGACCCGCATTGCGCGCCAGGTGACCCTGGCGAAGGTTCGTTATCGATTGGCATTAGATTTGCATATCATCGACAATGGACCTGGCATCCCGACAGAAATTCAGGACCGCATCTTCTATCCCCTGGTATCGGGAAGGGAGGGCGGCAGTGGCCTGGGACTGACGCTGGCGCAGACGTTCGTGCAGCAGCACATGGGCGTGATCGAATGCGCAAGCAAGCCGGGATGCACCGATTTCAGGATTTTGATACCGCTGCCCTGA
- the selD gene encoding selenide, water dikinase SelD yields MNAPIEPGIRLTSFSHGGGCGCKIAPGILSEILKKSSGFPVPKELLVGIETADDAAVYKLNDEQALIATTDFFMPIVDDPFDFGRIAATNAISDVYAMGGTPIMALALVAMPVNQLPIDIIGKIIQGGEAACAEAGIPIAGGHTIDSVEPIYGLVVMGIVHPSKIKRNADARAGDKLILGKPLGVGVLSAALKKNALDAAGYAAMIANTTKLNKPGKALSELPGVHALTDVTGFGLLGHALELARGAGLTVRLDMAQVPLLPGVAQLAEGGFITGASGRNWAGYGHDVDLAAGITPVQQALLTDPQTSGGLLVSCAADAVDQVLEIFHREGFADAAVIGEMTDGAARVQVTG; encoded by the coding sequence ATGAATGCACCCATCGAACCCGGCATCCGGCTCACTTCGTTTTCACACGGCGGCGGTTGCGGCTGCAAGATCGCACCCGGCATCCTGTCCGAAATCCTGAAAAAATCCAGCGGCTTCCCGGTGCCAAAGGAATTACTGGTTGGCATAGAGACGGCGGATGACGCCGCCGTCTACAAATTGAACGATGAGCAGGCGCTGATCGCCACCACCGATTTTTTCATGCCCATCGTCGACGATCCCTTCGACTTTGGCCGCATCGCAGCCACCAATGCGATTTCCGACGTGTATGCCATGGGCGGCACGCCAATCATGGCGCTGGCGCTGGTGGCCATGCCGGTCAACCAGTTGCCCATCGATATCATCGGCAAGATCATCCAGGGCGGCGAAGCGGCCTGCGCCGAAGCCGGCATCCCGATCGCCGGTGGCCATACCATTGATTCGGTCGAACCGATCTATGGCCTGGTCGTGATGGGCATCGTGCATCCCTCGAAGATCAAGCGCAATGCCGATGCCCGCGCCGGCGACAAGCTCATCCTCGGCAAGCCGCTCGGCGTGGGCGTACTGTCCGCTGCATTGAAAAAGAATGCCCTGGATGCCGCGGGCTATGCCGCCATGATTGCCAATACCACCAAGCTCAACAAGCCCGGCAAGGCGCTGTCGGAGCTGCCGGGCGTGCATGCCCTGACCGATGTCACCGGCTTCGGCCTGCTGGGCCATGCGCTGGAGCTGGCGCGCGGCGCCGGGCTCACCGTGCGCCTCGACATGGCGCAAGTGCCGTTGCTGCCGGGCGTCGCACAACTGGCCGAGGGCGGCTTCATTACCGGAGCATCGGGGCGCAACTGGGCAGGCTATGGTCACGATGTCGACCTGGCCGCCGGCATCACACCGGTGCAGCAAGCCTTGCTGACCGACCCGCAGACTTCCGGCGGCTTGCTGGTATCGTGCGCTGCCGATGCCGTCGACCAGGTACTAGAAATTTTCCATCGCGAAGGCTTTGCGGATGCGGCTGTCATCGGCGAAATGACGGATGGTGCCGCCAGGGTACAAGTCACCGGCTGA
- a CDS encoding transglycosylase domain-containing protein, whose protein sequence is MLNKNNSDIAAVSGKRFWRRLLRGFATAIGVCISVALLSGLTYLAWLLPSVPELDIVEKVRHARPSIILAADGSVLGEFRQKQQEQIALKQVAPHVLRALIATEDQRFFEHSGVDLRRTALAVAHTLSGRDQGGSTITQQLARNLFPEEIGRTRSVHRKAREMLTALKIERAYDKQEILEIYLNTVPFLYNAYGIEMGARTYFGKPAAQLSVAESATLVGMLKGTQYYNPVKNPERALKRRNVVLGQLLRQGLLTQPEFDAVIGQPLGAALHRIPAVGGTAPHFTAHVRKWLAEWAEREGHDLQSDGMVIHTTLEPEMQAVAERAVEHQALALQRIADVEWGSSRLRASLHADFYARMHDEITPFSHLWKSRPELVESFIRESGDYRKYAAGGAGPVGALAQMKADRKFMRQLLERKSRLEAGFLAMDPASGEIKAWVGSRDFNIDQFDHVAQAVRQPGSTFKPFVYAAALEQGISPRHSYRAGPVEITMADGRKWRPTDMDVANRPMSLREGLVYSKNTITAQVMQDVGIDPVVDLAQAMGVRQSRLDPVISIALGTSPVTLLEMVSSYATIARAGEYRPPVSVKRIVDRYGGLVAEFGTQVGERVLSEEVSTELIDMLRGAVDQGTGKVVKRQFGIDADIAGKTGTTQNNTDGWFILMHPELVAGAWIGFNDQRVTMRSSYWGQGGHNAILVVGDFFRNTLREKRIDLAAQFPRPLRPTLLARRAPQERDGASSDTYEVSAASPDAEGPDGLPRAGPPPGQGIIVRRQGGRTLVGDARGMQAMENEVATPAVAHEASDPLTPNRNEISAGPESGAAAAGSGN, encoded by the coding sequence TTGCTCAACAAAAACAATTCCGACATTGCCGCCGTTTCCGGCAAACGATTCTGGCGCCGGCTGTTGCGCGGGTTCGCCACGGCAATCGGCGTGTGCATCAGTGTCGCCCTGCTTTCCGGCCTGACTTACCTCGCCTGGCTATTGCCCAGCGTGCCCGAACTGGACATCGTGGAAAAAGTCCGCCATGCCCGGCCAAGCATCATCCTGGCCGCCGATGGCAGCGTGCTGGGAGAATTCCGCCAGAAGCAGCAGGAACAGATTGCGCTGAAGCAGGTAGCGCCCCATGTGTTGCGCGCGCTGATCGCGACCGAAGACCAGCGCTTCTTTGAACACAGCGGCGTCGACCTGCGCCGCACTGCGCTGGCAGTGGCGCACACCCTGAGCGGGCGCGACCAGGGCGGCTCGACCATTACCCAGCAACTGGCGCGCAACCTCTTTCCCGAAGAGATCGGCCGCACCCGCAGCGTGCACCGCAAGGCGCGTGAAATGCTGACTGCGCTGAAGATCGAACGTGCATACGACAAGCAGGAAATCCTTGAAATCTATCTCAACACAGTGCCATTCCTGTACAACGCCTACGGCATCGAGATGGGCGCGCGCACGTATTTCGGCAAGCCGGCGGCGCAACTGAGCGTGGCCGAAAGCGCCACCCTGGTCGGCATGCTCAAAGGCACCCAGTATTACAACCCCGTCAAGAACCCAGAGCGGGCGCTGAAGCGGCGCAATGTGGTGCTTGGCCAGCTGCTGCGCCAGGGCTTGCTGACCCAGCCGGAATTTGACGCGGTCATCGGGCAGCCGCTGGGCGCTGCGCTGCACCGCATCCCGGCCGTGGGCGGCACCGCCCCGCATTTCACCGCCCACGTGCGCAAGTGGCTGGCCGAATGGGCCGAGCGCGAGGGCCACGACCTGCAGTCTGACGGGATGGTGATACACACCACCCTCGAACCCGAGATGCAGGCGGTCGCCGAACGCGCAGTCGAGCACCAGGCACTGGCGCTGCAGCGCATCGCCGATGTCGAGTGGGGATCGAGCCGCCTGCGCGCTTCCCTGCATGCCGATTTTTATGCCCGCATGCACGATGAAATTACGCCCTTCAGCCACCTCTGGAAGTCGCGCCCGGAACTGGTCGAGTCCTTCATTCGTGAATCAGGCGATTACCGGAAATACGCTGCCGGCGGGGCCGGTCCGGTGGGTGCATTGGCGCAGATGAAGGCGGACCGCAAATTCATGCGGCAATTACTTGAAAGAAAATCTCGCCTGGAAGCCGGCTTCCTGGCGATGGATCCTGCCAGCGGCGAAATCAAGGCCTGGGTCGGCAGCCGTGATTTCAATATCGACCAGTTCGACCATGTCGCGCAAGCGGTGCGCCAGCCTGGCTCTACCTTCAAGCCCTTCGTGTACGCCGCGGCGCTTGAGCAAGGCATCAGTCCGCGCCATTCTTACCGGGCTGGCCCGGTCGAAATTACCATGGCCGACGGCCGCAAATGGCGTCCGACCGACATGGATGTCGCAAACCGCCCCATGAGCTTGCGCGAAGGCCTGGTGTATTCGAAAAACACCATTACCGCGCAGGTCATGCAAGACGTTGGCATCGATCCCGTGGTCGATCTCGCCCAGGCAATGGGCGTGCGCCAGAGCCGCCTCGACCCGGTGATCTCGATTGCCCTTGGCACCAGCCCGGTCACCTTGCTGGAAATGGTCTCGTCCTATGCCACCATCGCCCGCGCAGGCGAATACCGCCCGCCGGTATCGGTCAAGCGCATCGTCGACCGTTACGGCGGCCTGGTGGCCGAATTCGGTACGCAGGTCGGCGAACGCGTCCTTTCCGAGGAAGTGTCGACCGAGCTGATCGACATGCTGCGCGGTGCCGTGGACCAGGGCACCGGCAAAGTCGTCAAGCGCCAGTTCGGCATCGATGCCGACATCGCCGGCAAGACCGGCACCACCCAGAACAATACCGATGGCTGGTTCATCCTGATGCATCCCGAACTGGTCGCTGGCGCCTGGATCGGCTTCAACGACCAGCGAGTGACCATGCGCAGCAGCTACTGGGGCCAGGGCGGCCACAATGCGATCCTCGTGGTGGGGGACTTTTTCCGCAATACCCTGCGCGAGAAACGCATCGACCTGGCTGCGCAATTTCCGCGGCCGCTGCGCCCCACCCTGCTGGCACGGCGCGCACCGCAGGAGCGCGACGGCGCATCGTCGGACACGTATGAGGTTTCAGCGGCAAGCCCAGACGCAGAAGGGCCGGATGGACTGCCGCGGGCAGGGCCGCCGCCGGGACAAGGCATTATCGTGCGGCGCCAGGGCGGACGCACGCTGGTCGGCGACGCGCGCGGCATGCAGGCCATGGAGAACGAAGTCGCCACGCCAGCGGTGGCCCACGAAGCGAGCGACCCATTGACGCCGAACAGAAACGAAATCAGCGCGGGACCGGAGTCCGGCGCTGCGGCCGCAGGATCGGGAAATTAA
- the glnA gene encoding type I glutamate--ammonia ligase translates to MARTAAEVLKMVKDNEVKFVDFRFADTRGKEQHVTVPVSHFDIDKFESGHAFDGSSIAGWKGIEASDMLLIPDPNTANIDPFMEETTLFMQCDVIEPSDGKGYDRDPRSIAKRAEAYLKSSGLGDTAYFGPEPEFFIFDSVRWKSDMSGCFVKIDSEEASWTTGEKLEGGNSGHRPTVKGGYFPVPPVDSFQDMRSEMSLILESLGIPVEVHHHEVAGAGQNELGTKFSTLVERADWTQNLKYVVWNVAHTYGKTATFMPKPIVGDNGSGMHVHQSVWKDGKNLFAGDGYAGLSDFALYYIGGIIKHARALNAITNPGTNSYKRLVPGYEAPVKLAYSAKNRSASIRIPHVANPKGRRVEARFPDPLANPYLCFAALLMAGLDGVQNKIHPGEAASKDLYHLPPEEDALIPTVCSSLEQALEALDKDREFLTRGGVFSDSMIDAYLELKMGEVQRMRMTPHPVEFDMYYSS, encoded by the coding sequence ATGGCAAGAACGGCCGCAGAGGTCTTGAAGATGGTGAAAGACAACGAAGTCAAATTCGTTGATTTCCGTTTTGCTGACACACGGGGCAAGGAACAGCACGTTACCGTGCCTGTTTCCCACTTCGACATCGACAAGTTCGAATCCGGCCATGCCTTCGACGGTTCGTCGATCGCCGGCTGGAAGGGTATCGAAGCCTCCGACATGCTCCTGATCCCCGATCCGAACACGGCCAATATCGATCCGTTCATGGAAGAAACCACGCTGTTCATGCAGTGTGACGTGATCGAACCGTCCGATGGCAAAGGCTACGACCGCGACCCGCGCTCGATCGCCAAGCGCGCAGAAGCCTACCTGAAATCCTCCGGCCTGGGCGACACCGCCTACTTCGGCCCGGAACCGGAATTCTTCATCTTTGACAGCGTGCGCTGGAAGTCCGACATGTCCGGCTGCTTCGTCAAGATCGATTCCGAAGAAGCATCGTGGACCACCGGCGAGAAGCTCGAAGGCGGCAACAGCGGCCATCGTCCGACCGTCAAGGGTGGCTATTTCCCGGTGCCCCCGGTCGACAGCTTCCAGGACATGCGCTCGGAAATGAGCCTGATCCTCGAATCGCTGGGCATCCCGGTTGAAGTGCACCACCACGAAGTGGCCGGCGCTGGCCAGAATGAACTCGGCACCAAGTTTTCCACCCTGGTGGAACGCGCTGACTGGACCCAGAACCTGAAGTACGTGGTCTGGAACGTTGCCCACACCTATGGCAAGACTGCAACCTTCATGCCGAAGCCGATCGTTGGCGACAATGGCTCGGGCATGCACGTGCACCAGTCGGTCTGGAAAGATGGCAAGAACCTGTTCGCCGGCGACGGCTATGCCGGTCTGTCCGATTTCGCCCTGTACTACATCGGTGGCATCATCAAGCACGCCCGTGCACTGAACGCGATCACCAATCCTGGCACCAACTCGTACAAGCGCCTGGTGCCTGGCTATGAAGCACCGGTCAAGCTGGCTTACTCGGCCAAGAACCGTTCGGCTTCGATCCGCATTCCGCACGTGGCCAACCCGAAGGGCCGCCGCGTCGAAGCGCGCTTCCCGGATCCGCTGGCCAATCCGTACCTGTGTTTTGCCGCATTGCTGATGGCAGGCCTGGACGGCGTGCAGAACAAGATCCATCCTGGCGAAGCAGCCTCGAAGGACCTGTACCACCTGCCGCCGGAAGAAGATGCACTGATCCCGACCGTGTGCTCGTCGCTCGAGCAAGCGCTGGAAGCCCTCGACAAGGACCGCGAGTTCCTGACCCGTGGCGGCGTCTTCAGCGACAGCATGATCGACGCTTACCTGGAACTGAAGATGGGCGAAGTCCAGCGCATGCGCATGACCCCGCATCCGGTTGAATTCGACATGTATTATTCGTCGTAA
- the senA gene encoding selenoneine synthase SenA yields the protein MTPSPLSVNVSFRQASPPELALALRDARDYTLLLFERFLEAGLDAPARVPRLAIVNPPLWELGHIAWFAEWYILREAQSSHPAAAEHPSMLRYGDDWFDSNTVPHDARWTLGLPSAGPLKTYCREVLDRVLDKLARTPAREDKLYPYRLALAHEDMHGEAFAYTLQTLGLAAPAQPGRQQASAGPSREIRFAGGSFLRGSAPDNGFVFDNEKWAHACYVPPFAMDAALVSNAQYGEFVADGGYDNPRFWTPAARAWLLRQERSAPQGWQREGKGWLTQRFGRPMMLAPQEPVRHVSLYEAQAYCAWAGRRLPGEAEWEYAALDGHPQFRWGELWEWTASPFEPYPGFTADAYREYSAPWFGSHQAVRGASFATQPRLRSAKYRNFYLPERADIFVGFRTCAQ from the coding sequence ATGACGCCATCCCCGTTATCCGTGAATGTCTCGTTCCGTCAGGCATCGCCGCCTGAACTGGCGCTTGCCTTGCGCGATGCGCGTGATTATACGTTGCTCCTGTTCGAGCGATTTCTCGAGGCCGGGCTGGATGCGCCGGCACGCGTGCCGCGCCTGGCGATCGTCAATCCGCCGCTGTGGGAACTGGGTCATATCGCCTGGTTTGCCGAGTGGTATATCCTGCGCGAGGCGCAATCCAGTCATCCGGCGGCAGCCGAACACCCCTCCATGCTGCGTTATGGCGATGACTGGTTCGATTCCAATACGGTGCCGCACGATGCCCGCTGGACGCTCGGCCTGCCTAGCGCCGGCCCCCTGAAAACCTATTGCCGCGAAGTGCTGGACCGGGTGCTGGACAAGCTCGCGCGCACACCCGCGCGCGAAGACAAACTTTATCCTTACCGTTTGGCGCTGGCGCACGAAGACATGCATGGCGAAGCCTTTGCCTATACCTTGCAGACGCTGGGCCTGGCCGCGCCCGCGCAGCCAGGCCGGCAGCAGGCGAGCGCCGGGCCATCGCGCGAAATCCGTTTTGCCGGCGGCAGCTTCCTGCGCGGCAGCGCTCCCGATAACGGCTTTGTCTTTGACAATGAGAAATGGGCCCATGCCTGCTACGTGCCGCCGTTTGCGATGGATGCGGCACTGGTATCCAATGCGCAATACGGCGAATTCGTGGCAGACGGCGGCTACGATAATCCACGCTTCTGGACACCGGCCGCACGGGCCTGGCTGCTGCGGCAGGAACGTTCGGCGCCACAGGGATGGCAGCGCGAGGGAAAAGGCTGGCTGACCCAGCGCTTCGGCCGCCCGATGATGCTGGCGCCGCAGGAGCCGGTGCGCCATGTCAGCCTGTATGAAGCGCAGGCCTATTGCGCCTGGGCCGGCAGGCGCCTGCCGGGTGAAGCCGAATGGGAGTATGCCGCGCTGGACGGACATCCGCAGTTTCGCTGGGGGGAGCTGTGGGAATGGACGGCTTCGCCGTTCGAACCGTATCCCGGCTTTACCGCGGATGCCTACCGCGAGTACTCGGCGCCGTGGTTCGGCTCGCACCAGGCGGTGCGCGGCGCCTCGTTTGCCACGCAACCGCGCCTGCGTTCGGCGAAGTACCGCAATTTCTATCTGCCGGAGCGCGCGGATATCTTTGTCGGCTTTCGCACTTGCGCGCAATAG